The genomic stretch ATCCGTATGAGTTTGATGCAACAGGTGAAGAAAATGGCACAAGCGTTGATGGACTTAGACGGCCAAGAGATGATCCTACTAAACCAGGATCGTTATTTACTAGTGAAGGTCTTCAAGCATCCTATAAAGATTTAGACCAAATCTTTGATAATTCCGATCCTGACACTTCTAGCGATGAAATCGTACGCATTgcctttccttttctctctctgaTATCTAATATTGCGTTTGTGATTAAAGTTAcaaattatacaatattttttatagaatttaaaCCAGCTTCAAGTACAAACTCCCCCAGAGTCGAATAGATCTGGTGGACTACATGAAGAAACCAGGGTAGATGCCAATAACAGACATAATAACCGGGGAGTTGGCGTGTTACGACCAGAAGAACTTTCCAAAATGTTTCCGACGCCACCATCCTTAGAGCATAATCCCGTTGCTTCGCCTTGTCAGTTAAACGACCCTTTAATGGACCAGACGGAACTTTCTGTACCTCAACGACCACTTAGGCATCTCCCCGACATTTATCCGAACATGGGATCTCCTCAAGAAGAACCAATCGATGATTGGTCCTACGTGTTCAAACCTACACCTATTTGTAAGATGGTTGGTTCTTCCAAATATGCTCCACTCACAAATCTGCCCAGCCAATCTCTACCACCTGTTACACTGCCATCGCACTGCGTATATAGATCTTCTTGGCAGTGCAACTCTACTTCCAACAATTCAGATAAACCACTTCCACCAACTAGACCTGGTTCAgttcaacaacaacaacaacaaccatgCCCCCCGAGTCCAGCACCATTGGGAGCACCATATCGCTCGGCAACTATATCCGGAAGACCACCGCCGCCGCCATATGATCAACCAAGTCCAGCTACATCTACCACCTCTTCCTATCTGAACAAAAATCTGAATAGCATCGAAGCAGACACACCAGGCCCTACTCGTGCGCCAGAATCGAACTCTCTCATAGTGAATATCCTCTTAGGTGACACTGTGCTTAATATCTTCCGTGATCACAATTTTGACAGTTGCAGTCTCTGCGTGTGCAATGCAGGTCCAAAAGTTGTTGGTAATATTAAAGGTGCAGACGCTGGTGTCTATCTTACCCACTCATGGTCAGGCGGAGCACTGTTTCAAGATGATGATCAGATTAGGTGCAGTTGTGGCTTTAGCGCGGTTGTAAATCGACGGTTAGCTCATCAAGCTGGCTTGTTCTACGAAGATGAGATGGAAATTACTGGTATTGCAGAGGATCcagcagagaagaaaaaagcgTCTCTAATCGCTGTAGCCTGTGGAGGGGGCAAATCGTCGGAAGGTTTAGACGTGATACCACCTAATGTGTTAGAATTGCTCAGAGAACAGTGCCTGATCATACAGAGCTCCGCAAGCAGTCTTTACAGAGCATCCAGGATCTATTCCTCAATGAAGAGCTACCCGATGCTTACGCCTACTGTGAATATGTTGGAATTCAATGATGGTAACGAAGTGTCGCTAGCAGCTCTCGATCAGGGTAAAATTAATGGTACACACAATGAAAGAACTAATCGTGTAATTGGAGTGCATCGATGGGTGTTCCTTAGAGCGAAAGGACCTCAGTGCAGTGGTGATATCGTGAGAATGATGAGAGCTCTACAACCACTGTTGCAAGATGCTGTGCAGAAAAAATGTACAACTCGAATGTGGGAAGCACCATATACCGTTGCAGGTCCCTTGACTTGGAGACAATTCCATCGTTTAGCTGGTCGCGGAACCGATGATCGATGTGAACCTCAACCAATACCTGCATTGGTTGTTGGATATGACCGAGATTGGCTGTCTTTATCACCTTATGCTCTAAGTTACTGGGAGAAACTACTCTTGGAGCCATATGCTGGACCAAGAGACGTCGCCTATGTAGTGGTAGCACCAGACAATGATTGTGTtattaataaagtaaaatcATTCTTCCGCGAACTATCAACTACATATGAAGTAAGTAAATGAATTTCGCATAACATATTAATATGTTTTTATCTTTGATTATAAAGCTATGATTTATTTTAGATTTGTCGGCTAGGAAGGCATACACCTATTTCGAAAGCGTTACGCGATGGTATTCTTCGCGTTGGAAAAGCATCAATACAGAAACAAGTCAAGCAACCAATAGACGATTGGTTTAAACTTTTAGGAGAGAACCAATTAGGAGAACTATTGCGATTGTATGCGCAAGTCTGTAATCATCGATTAGCTCCATATTTAACACAGGTTATTCAAGATCGAAGTTTGTTAGATCCTGGAGACTCGCAACCGACCAACAAACAACAACAGCCGCAAACAACTATTCCTGTTACTGACACAATGCCAGCCACACCTGATGTAATGACTAACAAACCAGAATCAGTTGGTACGTTTTCATATCAAGTACCTTTTTACATTGTAAGTTAAGTTACCCTTACATTTGTTTAGAGataaatttacatataaaaTTTACACATTTTTAGAAGGAGAAAATCCTAGAAGTGAAACACCGTCATCAAACACAACAACAAATACTAATTCTAATACCGGTAACACAACACCAACTTCACAAACTGCCACGATACACACTAATACAACATCGGGTCCAGATGAAGAGGAAATCGAGCCTCCAGCTATAGTCGTTTACTTAGTAGAACCTTTCTCATTGGGAGGTCCCGAAGATGCTGACCGACGAAGACTtgctattttagctttgttacGTGCATATTCGACAGCAGTTAATAGCATGCCTGAAAATCTTAGATCCAATATCAACGTTCAGGTAAGATTGAATTGTGATTTTTCTTACGTTTTGTTAAAAGATCTCGAGCAAAGGTAAAATGGAGAACTGAAGAAGTATTTCGCGCCGACTACATcttttctatattataataaaaacattcttgttataatttatatttttaaaattattatatttatatcaatttatattattttaattatattaatttatattatacacgTTAAAGCGAAATAATATTCAACGTTTTGTACATTGTACTTCAAATTAAGCAACTTActaatttattttccatttgtTTTCATCTTCAGATAATATCTTTGGAAAGTATAATGGAGTTAGGACGAGCTAGGGAAAGGCGCAAAATACAGGACGAGATGAGAGCTTTAGCGTTAAACGTGTTTCTACAGGGCCGCCGGTTATTAAATCATAACTCCACAGTAAAAAGTCTTACTGGTTTTGGTACCGCTGCCGCAGCAGACATTTTCCTTAAGAGTAAAGATGTAAGAtgcatttttgtattttgtgtAGAACTGTTCCCTTAAAATAGACAATCGCGTTGCCCATGTGCCGTTTAAGACGACGAAAGTAGTAAAAGTAAACAGGCCATGACTCGATCATTTTCAGTCTTATAGTAATACTCTTGCAACTATACATCAGGAACGAAATAGAGCCCCGTACCGGTTGTACTCACCCGCCTACGTCTTGGCTCCACTACGGGCGAAAAGCGAAGCACCAGAGTCTTTTGGCATCGCTGGACCAGAAGAGTGTGCAGTTTTGTATCTCAGCTATTGTCTTAGCGAAGATCAATCATGGCTGCTAGCAGTTGCAACTGATGATAGAGgagaaatatttgaaacagCTACTATCAACATTGATATAccaaatagaaaaagaagaaaacgcgcCTCAGCCAGACGAATTGGATTACAAAAATTGATGGATTTCATACTTGGTGTAATGTCTCAAGGTGTAAGTAGCTCACAACAAAATATCAAATGTTGTTTAAAATATTGAATcataaacattaaaaataatgaaaatataattgaattaaaaaatatatactcaAATTGGATGTTTCCATACTTAGGTACAACCTTGGAGGTTAGTAGTAGGTCGTGTGGGACGTATTGGACATGGTGAGTTGAAAGGTTGGAGCTGGTTACTATCCAGAAAAGCGCTTCTCAAAGCCTCTAAACACCTTAAAGAAATATGTGGCCAGTGCAATCTTTTATATCCGTCAGCAGCACCTTGTGTGCTTAGCGCCTGTCTAGTCTCCCTTGAACCAGATTCAACTCTCAGGCTTATGGCTGATCAATTCACACCTGATGAAAGGTTTAGTCAGGCGTCAGTAAACTGCCAATTATCTACACCACAAGATGTTACGTGCACTCATATTCTCGTTTTTCCTACATCTGCTACCACACAggtacaaatttttttttaagagaaaAAATTTAAATGTAACTGAATGTCTAAAAATGATCATTTTTCTGCTACAGTCATCACAGACTGCATTTCAAGAGCAGCATATTAATGGACCAGAATTAGGAGATGATGAGCTATTTTCTGCACTAAACGATGATATGCCAGAAGGTATGGAAGGCATGGGAGACTTCAATGACATCTTCAATGTATGGCCAGAGGCTGGTGCTGGTGGAGGTCAAAGTCCTGGTGGTAGCCCACATCGTCCTGAAGGATCCCCATTGGGTGGAGATGGTGGAGGTTCAGGATTAGGCAATCATGATGGTCCTGGTAGTCCGTTTCCATGTAGTAACACACCAAGAGtaagttaaatatttatacatattatctGTCTGTAAACGGTTAGTTAactgtaaaatttataattgatAGGTAGCAGTTGCTGAACAAGCAGAAGAGGTTGGAACTTTATTGCAGCAACCACTTGCTCTTGGTTACTTAGTGTCTACTGCACCAACTGGACGAATGCCACCATGGTTTTGGTCAGCCTGTCCCCATTTAGAGGGTGTTTGCCCAGTGTTCTTGAAAAATGCCTTACATTTGCATAGTCCAGCAATACAGCAGAATAGCGATGATCTATTGCAACAACAAAGTGCACTCACTGCTCATCCATTAGATTCACAGTATACCACCGATGTGCTCAGGTTTATATTGTTGCTTTCATTGACcgcatattttaatttttaatttaattactataattcaatataattcatttataaatatcaaaatctatcattttgttaattattattattaatatatttcagATATGTGCTGGAGGGATACAATGCACTATCATGGCTTGCAGTGGATGCGAACACGAAGGATCGTTTATCCTGCTTACCAGTGCACGTACAAGCGCTCATGCAACTCTACCATGCAGCGGCAGCTCTCGTCTGACCCACACCTTCTCCTTTCGTAGTGCAGTATGTGCACCTCTTTCATGCACTCCTTTACCATACCGCCACTTGGGGCTTTACGAGAGCAACTGGTTTCCTACATCCGTCTTCAACTGTTTGTTAGAGACTTTAAGATTTCCTGGATAACTGGGAGAAAACGATCCTTCAAATATTAATCGATAAACCTCCAATGCGAAATACTGACTTTTTTTACtcgattcttttttaaattaatacgatAATACGCCGCGATCGTAGCGTAAACTTGATGATTATCGATGCACAGTAATTCTTTTTAACGTTTTTCTATTCGTGTAATTCGTCAGGCGAAAAAAAAAGGTAAATAGATCGTATTTTGTGTTTTccgaaaaacaaaaaataagataACACGAGATACTATTATTGATGACCGTACATTGCCGCATACCAAATGGAATCTGATGAATGGGAAGTAAAATTGTATGTGCGAGAGATTGATAGAACGAATGAACATGTGCGAGAACGAAAGAAAGTGAATAAAAGAGAGCATGtgagagagaggaaaaagagaaagaacgaaTGCGCGCGTATAAAcggaaagaaaaggagaaacaaaagaaaacgcGCTATAAGAAATTAACTTACAATTGCCTCTCTGTCGGTAGATAGTTCAATTACAAATCAGAATCTCTAGAAAATTACATAACCAAAATGtttttaattgtaaattgaattttgtacaaagcttttattattaataacgacgaagtaatataaataatattacgttgttttttaattttatatagatgatgtaaatgaaaaaagaagaacggAAAAAGAGAGGCGATATACTTCTTTTTTACAAGTAAAAATGCCTCGTACAAGCCCCTGGTGTGAGATAATTgcatattatactatattatgcTCGCGCGGCACTGGGTCTCTGTTATCATGTTTCCTGGACCCATTAGCGCAATTTTTCGATGCTGTTTgacaaattttattcaaattaggtgacctttatatattatacatacattaatagtgtaaaatattgtttttaaataatttatgaagTGAGAGACATCGCCGAGATATTAGATAATTGAGAATGAGCGAAAAGAGCGCGAGAGAGTAAATGAGAATGAGAGAAGAGCACAGAGAGGTTTGTTCTCTATAATTTAGGAAACAGATGATTTCACATACAAACAAATGAGCGCGCGGGATGAAAAAGTAtataaggaaaaataaaaagacaaGAGAAGAGAATACAGGGCGCGTCTGAATGAAAGCCGATGATGGCTAATTGCGTCAGTCGCATAGTACAAATATGACTTGTACATAGCAATCCCTAATCCTCTCCCCCCTATAaagttaattggttaatttacTCACACACCACACTCACACTGTATCTATAGTATTTATTATCTGggtagaacatcattattgggattattattattattattattattaccattattatattaatattacgaaatacagttttatgtgtatatataattatatacctcATTTCACATGAAGTGTATGTATGTCTTACAGTTTTGATGTTGCAAGCATAGTAGAAACAGACTAACATTTTCATTTCTGTAAAATTTACCACTAGTTTAAAATTCACTGTGCATCATTTTTCTGGTAGTCACATTCTCGATATGTACAAGAAAGAGGTACATGTAAATTACTGTAAATTGGTGACATCGATGACGAATTATTAAATCATTATAGAATAATTCtcccatttttttttaaatgcttATGAAAAATATTGGAGAGttcgaaataatataaaattcattaCTCGCAAAAAATAACTAATCACAATAGAAGAATAAAACATCATTTCATCAGCTAATTATATATTTGGTTGAAATTACACTAGATTTTCTTGTATAAATTCATATGTGTACAGCGATATTAtcaagattaaataataaaaaataccaaTAATtgataatgttaataattaacaatatttcTAATGTGCTTGTAACATTTATTTGTAGAACAGAGTACACCCTGTCTTGCACTTgcgatgaaattataaatttctcaTCGTTACATATAGGTATGtataaacattatatatattacgaaatattttatatatatatcacaaATTTTATCTTTCAATGAATATATTAACATCTAATTCGTTGACCCGAATAGACTAGTTATACTCATACAAAATAAGGGAAAAATATTATCACTTGATTGAATTAATGACAAATTTAAATGCGTCATACCTAGAATTtccaaaatttaaaataattgaacAAAAATGTATCTTGAATATTTATCATAACCATTAATTTGTGGGAAAAAATTTTTATGTTGCAAAATCTCAGTTTTTCCTGAtttattaagatccaaaatatttttttctagtTTGATAATGTTCGTTTGGAAATTTATAAAGAACAGAATTATTCTTTTCATATTTCAATTAGGAATAATATGTAGACTAGTATTTAGTCGATATGGTGGTTGATTGATCTGTAGTAAGTTTTTCCACACCGTGTGTAATACCATACGGTCTTAAGTGGTAAATTAAGTACTCGAGAACATACATCATATTGGGCGATACATAGTGAAACGAAATTGCGCTATCAGAACAACAATTGAGGCCATCTTTGGtatcataataaatatatttccagTACCAGAAATTCTTATCTACGTGGTTAGGAATTAAATGATGCTCTGGTACAAAAGGGAAGAATCTTCCGCGACCATGTGGATCCCGAGTGTCCATTGCTTTGACATTTACTTTTTCCAAACACTTTCCCATTTCCACATCTTCTGCACCTCCATTATCCGATCGACATTTTGTTTGATCAGGCAAAGCCTCCTCTACAAACTTACGTAAACCTTCCTTGCTAAGTACATATCCTGCACCACCGCTCATATATCCTTGTTTCACAAACGGTTTAAATCTACAGCCAAAATATAATGGCGAATTTTGATCATAAGATGACAGCATATATCGTAAATTTTCAACCACCACATATCTGAAAAGGTTTTAATctcaattaatttttcattcaacaaattaatatacataaCTAAATGCGATTGTGTAACTTTAAAACGTTACTTTAAAAATCCATACTATAAATCTTTTgcgattttaatataatttcaacCAGATCTTACATAAATCATTTCAAAATTTGAACTAAATGTCTAActtaagatttgtaatttcAATAAACTACGTACGTATCATCATCAGCTTTCATAAACCAATCAACTTCATCTTTGTACTTTTCATAAGCATATTTGAAAGCTTCTTTGGTTTTTGCCCACAAGTTATCTCTCCCCTCTTTTACTGGTAAAACAATTGTGGGTAAATTTGCATCTGGAaacatattaaattacaatataatatacaatacatTACAGTATCATGTTAAAAatcgtttctttttgtttttattgttGTATTACAAAAGTATAATTTACCTTCAGCAGAGCTCATAAACAAAAGAATATTGCAACGTTTGCCCCATGTTGCTTTCACATGCTGTGCTTTACTTTGGTGATTTTTTGGACCAGTCATGATCCAACAAAGAACACGTACTTTCTTCGCAAGTTCTTGCGCAACTTTGTCTTCATCTTTATGAAAATCTTCATCTTTACCATGAAATTTTACCTCTATCTCTGGCCCAATCtatagtatttattaataagatCAAAAACTAAATATGAAAAGATTAGAAAAAGCAAAATATAAAGCAACTACCTCTGACTCCAAGTCTGAATAATGGTGTGGATCTCTTGAAAGCATAAGACCACCAGAAAACCAATTAAATATATATGGCACATTTTTTGTAGATGTTATTAAAAGGTACGCTGAGATAAATCCAAAAATTATACCCGTAACAAGAGTTAATACAAAATGCTTACCACTTCTAACACctacatataaaataatatttaaacaataaaaaGAGTTACAGAGAGAGTTACTTTGTTACATAAATGATATTGTATAATGGAagctaaattaataatattagttaatatcataaatttttaatatcagttTACCATTAATATTTGGAAATCTTTGCCGAACCATGATACATGTATAATACAATTAAGCTACTTTATCATTCAGTTAAAGTATTGTAGTCAacataattttatttccatttgtCAGCACATCAAACACACATTATACATGTTTAGTTATGTCATATTTCTGCAACATAAAATAGATTTTTCTAACttataataaattcttatttattaAAGGATTAATTACCTATATAATTGAAACAgtttaaaatcaattaattaaatgaaacaaagtaaattacacaatgcaaatttttgtaaagaattttaatattatcacaCAAATATTATAGTAATCAACACACCTGAGAATTTCTATACATACGAGTAAAAATCAAAAATTACTCCGACcatatttatgattttttattctttaaataGATCACTATCATTTGCTATATCCTATTTATATAACAATGTTATATCGCAATCTTTAATTGCTTAAATAAAATTCTGATCTTCTTAC from Bombus vancouverensis nearcticus chromosome 9, iyBomVanc1_principal, whole genome shotgun sequence encodes the following:
- the skd gene encoding mediator complex subunit skuld isoform X1, with amino-acid sequence MTHPSHQTNGASLEDCHTNFFALTDLCGIKWKKLVWGEVAGDFGGTPLEDPVLSSFSRCLAGDILCVWRRVAATPATSGPATASATGAGIFDLGIAPSPAPPPLSLTAAKELWIFWYGEEPDLSGLVSPELIACESEQGSWESGLSYECRSLLFKALHNLIERCLLSRDFVRLGKWFVQPYDGFEKHRCSSTIYSSHLSFSFAFFVHGESTVCASVDVRQHPAVRHLTRTCLQRTQTSQSGVKVILAPYGLAGTLTGPVGRTDSQLLEEWKHFYPINGSNVETGLPSLVEVLVGGVRMRYPSCYVLVTDMDDTPSDTALSPPNSPASYEHPLLSQQDIRAATELPERVWAECTLSSPISASKTESSTEPGTWTFIDPTQKSSCTCSKYATPGGWKSLASSQVQRERVDKGGRRVVPFHRRSTTQWDACPSVPANAPRSVLNRTEAPSTPPGGPPSYSRGPPTGGDCLPVPSVGSPGSPAPSPLPTPHSEPASVPPAEPTMPTLSPQPPPSHTNTAPPLTPSQGPKSISSACNNQVHSPAPGPTLKRPVLTSRECEDIYLENEQSLPWLYDYSTQEAWLNHPVKRFKESNTSPVNVRSNTLYPPMNSQVPQSQTPKLEIKQEPNVNVGDCIGRRTDPYEFDATGEENGTSVDGLRRPRDDPTKPGSLFTSEGLQASYKDLDQIFDNSDPDTSSDEINLNQLQVQTPPESNRSGGLHEETRVDANNRHNNRGVGVLRPEELSKMFPTPPSLEHNPVASPCQLNDPLMDQTELSVPQRPLRHLPDIYPNMGSPQEEPIDDWSYVFKPTPICKMVGSSKYAPLTNLPSQSLPPVTLPSHCVYRSSWQCNSTSNNSDKPLPPTRPGSVQQQQQQPCPPSPAPLGAPYRSATISGRPPPPPYDQPSPATSTTSSYLNKNLNSIEADTPGPTRAPESNSLIVNILLGDTVLNIFRDHNFDSCSLCVCNAGPKVVGNIKGADAGVYLTHSWSGGALFQDDDQIRCSCGFSAVVNRRLAHQAGLFYEDEMEITGIAEDPAEKKKASLIAVACGGGKSSEGLDVIPPNVLELLREQCLIIQSSASSLYRASRIYSSMKSYPMLTPTVNMLEFNDGNEVSLAALDQGKINGTHNERTNRVIGVHRWVFLRAKGPQCSGDIVRMMRALQPLLQDAVQKKCTTRMWEAPYTVAGPLTWRQFHRLAGRGTDDRCEPQPIPALVVGYDRDWLSLSPYALSYWEKLLLEPYAGPRDVAYVVVAPDNDCVINKVKSFFRELSTTYEICRLGRHTPISKALRDGILRVGKASIQKQVKQPIDDWFKLLGENQLGELLRLYAQVCNHRLAPYLTQVIQDRSLLDPGDSQPTNKQQQPQTTIPVTDTMPATPDVMTNKPESVEGENPRSETPSSNTTTNTNSNTGNTTPTSQTATIHTNTTSGPDEEEIEPPAIVVYLVEPFSLGGPEDADRRRLAILALLRAYSTAVNSMPENLRSNINVQIISLESIMELGRARERRKIQDEMRALALNVFLQGRRLLNHNSTVKSLTGFGTAAAADIFLKSKDSYSNTLATIHQERNRAPYRLYSPAYVLAPLRAKSEAPESFGIAGPEECAVLYLSYCLSEDQSWLLAVATDDRGEIFETATINIDIPNRKRRKRASARRIGLQKLMDFILGVMSQGVQPWRLVVGRVGRIGHGELKGWSWLLSRKALLKASKHLKEICGQCNLLYPSAAPCVLSACLVSLEPDSTLRLMADQFTPDERFSQASVNCQLSTPQDVTCTHILVFPTSATTQSSQTAFQEQHINGPELGDDELFSALNDDMPEGMEGMGDFNDIFNVWPEAGAGGGQSPGGSPHRPEGSPLGGDGGGSGLGNHDGPGSPFPCSNTPRVAVAEQAEEVGTLLQQPLALGYLVSTAPTGRMPPWFWSACPHLEGVCPVFLKNALHLHSPAIQQNSDDLLQQQSALTAHPLDSQYTTDVLRYVLEGYNALSWLAVDANTKDRLSCLPVHVQALMQLYHAAAALV
- the skd gene encoding mediator complex subunit skuld isoform X5 gives rise to the protein MTHPSHQTNGASLEDCHTNFFALTDLCGIKWKKLVWGEVAGDFGGTPLEDPVLSSFSRCLAGDILCVWRRVAATPATSGPATASATGAGIFDLGIAPSPAPPPLSLTAAKELWIFWYGEEPDLSGLVSPELIACESEQGSWESGLSYECRSLLFKALHNLIERCLLSRDFVRLGKWFVQPYDGFEKHRCSSTIYSSHLSFSFAFFVHGESTVCASVDVRQHPAVRHLTRTCLQRTQTSQSGVKVILAPYGLAGTLTGPVGRTDSQLLEEWKHFYPINGSNVETGLPSLVEVLVGGVRMRYPSCYVLVTDMDDTPSDTALSPPNSPASYEHPLLSQQDIRAATELPERVWAECTLSSPISASKTESSTEPGTWTFIDPTQKSSCTCSKSVLNRTEAPSTPPGGPPSYSRGPPTGGDCLPVPSVGSPGSPAPSPLPTPHSEPASVPPAEPTMPTLSPQPPPSHTNTAPPLTPSQGPKSISSACNNQVHSPAPGPTLKRPVLTSRECEDIYLENEQSLPWLYDYSTQEAWLNHPVKRFKESNTSPVNVRSNTLYPPMNSQVPQSQTPKLEIKQEPNVNVGDCIGRRTDPYEFDATGEENGTSVDGLRRPRDDPTKPGSLFTSEGLQASYKDLDQIFDNSDPDTSSDEINLNQLQVQTPPESNRSGGLHEETRVDANNRHNNRGVGVLRPEELSKMFPTPPSLEHNPVASPCQLNDPLMDQTELSVPQRPLRHLPDIYPNMGSPQEEPIDDWSYVFKPTPICKMVGSSKYAPLTNLPSQSLPPVTLPSHCVYRSSWQCNSTSNNSDKPLPPTRPGSVQQQQQQPCPPSPAPLGAPYRSATISGRPPPPPYDQPSPATSTTSSYLNKNLNSIEADTPGPTRAPESNSLIVNILLGDTVLNIFRDHNFDSCSLCVCNAGPKVVGNIKGADAGVYLTHSWSGGALFQDDDQIRCSCGFSAVVNRRLAHQAGLFYEDEMEITGIAEDPAEKKKASLIAVACGGGKSSEGLDVIPPNVLELLREQCLIIQSSASSLYRASRIYSSMKSYPMLTPTVNMLEFNDGNEVSLAALDQGKINGTHNERTNRVIGVHRWVFLRAKGPQCSGDIVRMMRALQPLLQDAVQKKCTTRMWEAPYTVAGPLTWRQFHRLAGRGTDDRCEPQPIPALVVGYDRDWLSLSPYALSYWEKLLLEPYAGPRDVAYVVVAPDNDCVINKVKSFFRELSTTYEICRLGRHTPISKALRDGILRVGKASIQKQVKQPIDDWFKLLGENQLGELLRLYAQVCNHRLAPYLTQVIQDRSLLDPGDSQPTNKQQQPQTTIPVTDTMPATPDVMTNKPESVEGENPRSETPSSNTTTNTNSNTGNTTPTSQTATIHTNTTSGPDEEEIEPPAIVVYLVEPFSLGGPEDADRRRLAILALLRAYSTAVNSMPENLRSNINVQIISLESIMELGRARERRKIQDEMRALALNVFLQGRRLLNHNSTVKSLTGFGTAAAADIFLKSKDSYSNTLATIHQERNRAPYRLYSPAYVLAPLRAKSEAPESFGIAGPEECAVLYLSYCLSEDQSWLLAVATDDRGEIFETATINIDIPNRKRRKRASARRIGLQKLMDFILGVMSQGVQPWRLVVGRVGRIGHGELKGWSWLLSRKALLKASKHLKEICGQCNLLYPSAAPCVLSACLVSLEPDSTLRLMADQFTPDERFSQASVNCQLSTPQDVTCTHILVFPTSATTQSSQTAFQEQHINGPELGDDELFSALNDDMPEGMEGMGDFNDIFNVWPEAGAGGGQSPGGSPHRPEGSPLGGDGGGSGLGNHDGPGSPFPCSNTPRVAVAEQAEEVGTLLQQPLALGYLVSTAPTGRMPPWFWSACPHLEGVCPVFLKNALHLHSPAIQQNSDDLLQQQSALTAHPLDSQYTTDVLRYVLEGYNALSWLAVDANTKDRLSCLPVHVQALMQLYHAAAALV
- the skd gene encoding mediator complex subunit skuld isoform X6, producing the protein MTHPSHQTNGASLEDCHTNFFALTDLCGIKWKKLVWGEVAGDFGGTPLEDPVLSSFSRCLAGDILCVWRRVAATPATSGPATASATGAGIFDLGIAPSPAPPPLSLTAAKELWIFWYGEEPDLSGLVSPELIACESEQGSWESGLSYECRSLLFKALHNLIERCLLSRDFVRLGKWFVQPYDGFEKHRCSSTIYSSHLSFSFAFFVHGESTVCASVDVRQHPAVRHLTRTCLQRTQTSQSGVKVILAPYGLAGTLTGPVGRTDSQLLEEWKHFYPINGSNVETGLPSLVEVLVGGVRMRYPSCYVLVTDMDDTPSDTALSPPNSPASYEHPLLSQQDIRAATELPERVWAECTLSSPISASKTESSTEPGTWTFIDPTQKSSCTCSKSVLNRTEAPSTPPGGPPSYSRGPPTGGDCLPVPSVGSPGSPAPSPLPTPHSEPASVPPAEPTMPTLSPQPPPSHTNTAPPLTPSQGPKSISSACNNQVHSPAPGPTLKRPVLTSRECEDIYLENEQSLPWLYDYSTQEAWLNHPVKRFKESNTSPVNVRSNTLYPPMNSQVPQSQTPKLEIKQEPNVNVGDCIGRRTDPYEFDATGEENGTSVDGLRRPRDDPTKPGSLFTSEGLQASYKDLDQIFDNSDPDTSSDEINLNQLQVQTPPESNRSGGLHEETRVDANNRHNNRGVGVLRPEELSKMFPTPPSLEHNPVASPCQLNDPLMDQTELSVPQRPLRHLPDIYPNMGSPQEEPIDDWSYVFKPTPICKMVGSSKYAPLTNLPSQSLPPVTLPSHCVYRSSWQCNSTSNNSDKPLPPTRPGSVQQQQQQPCPPSPAPLGAPYRSATISGRPPPPPYDQPSPATSTTSSYLNKNLNSIEADTPGPTRAPESNSLIVNILLGDTVLNIFRDHNFDSCSLCVCNAGPKVVGNIKGADAGVYLTHSWSGGALFQDDDQIRCSCGFSAVVNRRLAHQAGLFYEDEMEITGIAEDPAEKKKASLIAVACGGGKSSEGLDVIPPNVLELLREQCLIIQSSASSLYRASRIYSSMKSYPMLTPTVNMLEFNDGNEVSLAALDQGKINGTHNERTNRVIGVHRWVFLRAKGPQCSGDIVRMMRALQPLLQDAVQKKCTTRMWEAPYTVAGPLTWRQFHRLAGRGTDDRCEPQPIPALVVGYDRDWLSLSPYALSYWEKLLLEPYAGPRDVAYVVVAPDNDCVINKVKSFFRELSTTYEICRLGRHTPISKALRDGILRVGKASIQKQVKQPIDDWFKLLGENQLGELLRLYAQVCNHRLAPYLTQVIQDRSLLDPGDSQPTNKQQQPQTTIPVTDTMPATPDVMTNKPESVEGENPRSETPSSNTTTNTNSNTGNTTPTSQTATIHTNTTSGPDEEEIEPPAIVVYLVEPFSLGGPEDADRRRLAILALLRAYSTAVNSMPENLRSNINVQIISLESIMELGRARERRKIQDEMRALALNVFLQGRRLLNHNSTVKSLTGFGTAAAADIFLKSKDERNRAPYRLYSPAYVLAPLRAKSEAPESFGIAGPEECAVLYLSYCLSEDQSWLLAVATDDRGEIFETATINIDIPNRKRRKRASARRIGLQKLMDFILGVMSQGVQPWRLVVGRVGRIGHGELKGWSWLLSRKALLKASKHLKEICGQCNLLYPSAAPCVLSACLVSLEPDSTLRLMADQFTPDERFSQASVNCQLSTPQDVTCTHILVFPTSATTQSSQTAFQEQHINGPELGDDELFSALNDDMPEGMEGMGDFNDIFNVWPEAGAGGGQSPGGSPHRPEGSPLGGDGGGSGLGNHDGPGSPFPCSNTPRVAVAEQAEEVGTLLQQPLALGYLVSTAPTGRMPPWFWSACPHLEGVCPVFLKNALHLHSPAIQQNSDDLLQQQSALTAHPLDSQYTTDVLRYVLEGYNALSWLAVDANTKDRLSCLPVHVQALMQLYHAAAALV